The following are encoded together in the Trachemys scripta elegans isolate TJP31775 chromosome 7, CAS_Tse_1.0, whole genome shotgun sequence genome:
- the MYPN gene encoding myopalladin isoform X4, with translation MKKNLKPLHLATDDYIHNNKVAVVRDLQRKMHFKEDVRRHSSQQRTTYDEKLTHRLQGPSNDSPVFNYTTQDVSKEYKISSFEQRLMNEIEFRLERTPVDESDDEIQHDEIPTGKCIAPIFDKRLKHFRVMEGSPVTFTCKIVGIPIPKVYWFKDGKQISKKNEHCKMKREGDGTCSLHIEATTNDDDGNYTIMAANPQGRISCSGHLMVQTVPMRGRLTTTQSHRARSRVQEGDKEPLQDRFFRPYFLQAPGDMVAHEGRLCRLDCKVSGLPTPDLMWLLNGKPVLPDSTHKMLVRETGVHSLLIDPLTQNDAGTYTCIATNKTGQNSFSLEFSVVAKEVKKAPAFLEKLQNCGVPEGHPVRLEGRVIGMPPPIFYWKKDNETIPANRERMSMHQDTTGYVCLLIQPAKKVDAGWYTLSAKNEAGIVSCTARLDIYAQWHQQIPLPIKFRPSGGRYANLTGQGLDIFSAFSAVENPKLFSSSSQSVVESEEL, from the exons ATGAAGAAAAATCTAAAGCCCCTGCACTTAGCAACGGATGATTATATTCACAACAATAAAGTTGCAGTTGTAAGGGACCTGCAgagaaaaatgcatttcaaagaggATGTCCGTCGACATAGTAGTCAGCAG AGAACAACATATGATGAAAAACTGACCCACAGACTTCAGGGACCAAGCAATGATTCCCCAGTCTTCAACTATACAACTCAAGATGTATCCAAG GAATACAAGATTTCAAGCTTTGAACAGAGGTTGATGAATGAAATAGAGTTTCGCCTGGAACGCACCCCAGTGGATGAATCAGATGATGAAATCCAACATGATGAAATACCTACAGGCAAGTGCATAGCACCCATCTTTGACAAGAGACTCAAGCATTTTCGGGTCATGGAAGGATCTCCTGTTACATTCACCTGCAAAATTGTTGGAATACCCATACCCAAA GTATATTGGTTCAAGGATGGCAAGcagatttcaaagaaaaatgaacATTGCAAAatgaagagagagggagatggaACATGTTCTCTACACATTGAAGCTACTACTAATGATGATGATGGAAACTATACAATAATGGCTGCAAATCCTCAA GGGAGAATCAGTTGTTCTGGCCACTTGATGGTTCAGACTGTTCCCATGCGTGGCCGATTAACAACTACTCAGTCGCATAG AGCAAGGTCCCGTGTGCAAGAAGGAGATAAAGAACCACTACAAGACCGCTTTTTCCGGCCATATTTTCTGCAGGCACCTGGAGACATGGTAGCTCATGAGGGGCGACTTTGTAGACTGGACTGTAAG GTGAGTGGGTTACCAACTCCAGACCTGATGTGGCTTCTGAATGGCAAACCTGTATTACCAGATAGCACTCACAAGATGTTGGTCAGAGAGACTGGTGTTCACTCTTTGCTTATTGATCCTCTCACACAAAATGATGCTGGAACTTATACTTGCATTGCAACCAACAAAACAGGACAAAATTCATTTAGCCTGGAGTTCAGTGTTGTAG caAAGGAAGTCAAAAAAGCCCCAGCATTCCTGGAGAAGTTACAGAATTGTGGCGTGCCTGAAGGGCACCCAGTCAGATTAGAAGGCAGAGTGATTGGAATGCCACCACCAATATTCTACTGGAAGAAAGACAATGAAACCATCCCTGCAAACAGAGAAAGGATGAG CATGCATCAAGACACAACAGGATACGTATGCCTTTTGATTCAACCTGCCAAGAAAGTAGATGCTGGTTGGTACACTCTGTCTGCGAAAAATGAAGCTGGTATTGTTTCATGCACTGCTAGACTTGATATATATG cCCAATGGCACCAACAGATTCCACTACCAATAAAGTTTCGACCTAGTGGTGGCCGGTATGCAAACCTCACTGGTCAAGGACTCGAcattttttctgccttttcagCTGTTGAAAATCCAAAGTTGTTTTCATCCTCATCACAGAGCGTGGTGGAAAGTGAAGAACTTTAA